The Glycine soja cultivar W05 chromosome 3, ASM419377v2, whole genome shotgun sequence genome window below encodes:
- the LOC114405056 gene encoding uncharacterized protein LOC114405056 yields the protein MHCFRYFEYGIRKKAQEIQKFNDSPHLLSRGGYELMEKKLMEEKMKTRQRQAECTENTPMVVDPPSPIARHVKWKMARTNKYGKMTSAAAQQISNKIDELEEQSTQGTFVPHGRNDILNTALGREEHPGRVLAAGHGVTISSYFGQRSSASNSSAAMINPDQLVQIIGNLKQEWTKESALVQPANPNVLLARVSTKESCAEVVANVVAGDPSAVEENTMGLYVVCGDSKQLVALGKVYHVGGMIHNVPYADEVLPSRVSVVTVYDGDARVPIPTPEIEYVREAMNTFIGWPTNLVKPFSADSNQDVRNPKGHIDRSNAGVAKDPLGEIMKILYEVYMNPVELPWEASRFGIPNIDAKFYITHADMAEIISGHKCLKISILQLWMMYLDECATSRGDGSVYGFLEPQSIHIGKEDCQQCQLYIETWVKESQRCLYLGAYLHQSHWQLFVLCPRENMVVWFCS from the exons ATGCATTGTTTTCGTTACTTCGAATATGGAATTCGGAAAAAAGCACAGGAGATCCAAAAATTCAATGACTCCCCCCATTTATTGTCTCGTGGAGGATATGAacttatggaaaaaaaattgatggaagagaaaatgaagacaAGACAAAGGCAAGCTGAGTGTACAGAAAATACACCGATGGTCGTAGACCCTCCATCCCCAATTGCAAGACATGTTAAGTGGAAGATGGCTAGAACAAACAAATATGGCAAAATGACATCTGCAGCAGCTCAACAAATCTCTAACAAAATT GATGAATTAGAAGAACAAAGCACACAAGGTACGTTTGTGCCGCATGGCCGGAACGACATATTGAACACTGCGCTTGGCCGTGAAGAGCATCCTGGTCGTGTCCTTGCTGCTGGACATGGTGTCACCATTAGTAGTTACTTTGGACAACGTTCAAGTGCCTCTAATAGTTCTGCGGCTATGATAAACCCGGATCAGTTGGTTCAAATCATAGGTAATCTCAAGCAAGAGTGGACAAAAGAG TCAGCCCTTGTACAACCGGCTAACCCTAATGTGTTGCTTGCACGTGTTAGCACCAAAGAAAGTTGTGCAGAAGTTGTTGCAAATGTTGTTGCTGGGGACCCATCTGCGGTTGAGGAGAATACCATGGGGTTGTATGTTGTTTGTGGCGACAGTAAACAATTGGTGGCCTTAGGAAAGGTGTATCATGTTGGCGGCATGATACACAATGTTCCTTACGCAGATGAAGTC cttccatcaagggTTTCTGTGGTTACTGTTTATGATGGTGATGCAAGGGTCCCAATTCCCACACCTGAGATTGAATATGTCAGGGAGGCCATGAACACATTCATTGGCTGGCCAACTAATCTTGTCAAACCTTTCTCCGCT GATTCCAATCAAGATGTAAGGAATCCAAAAGGACATATTGATCGGTCAAATGCAGGTGTTGCAAAGGATCCACTTGGAGAAATCatgaaaatactttatgaagTGTATATGAATCCAGTGGAACTCCCTTGGGAGGCTAGCCGATTTGGAATTCCAAATATAGATGCCAAATTTTACATCACACATGCTGATATGGCTGAAATAATATCAGGTCACAAGTGTTTAAAAATTTCTATACTACAACTATGGATGAT GTATTTGGATGAGTGTGCTACAAGCAGAGGTGATGGCTCAGTGTATGGCTTCCTTGAGCCTCAATCAATACACATTGGTAAGGAGGACTGTCAACAATGTCAACTTTATATTGAGACATGGGTGAAGGAATCACAACGATGCTTGTACTTAGGAGCATACTTGCATCa GTCACATTGGCAACTATTTGTTCTCTGTCCTAGGGAAAACATggttgtttggttttgttcgtAG